The Vanrija pseudolonga chromosome 1, complete sequence genomic sequence TGCACCAACCTAACCTTGTGCTATTGCCACTTCCCCCCTATGACGTCGCCAGGCTTAGCTGATTAGGGTCCTGACCGCCTCCGGGGTCAACAGAGTGGAGGGCAGGATGCCAAGGAGAGACATTGGGCGCACAGATGCATCGTGCATAGGCCGGACTCAATCGAACGCCATCCATGAGCCACACACTCTTGGAACCTTGGAAGGTGCATGTCTGACGTGGGCTGTTaagccgcgccgcgtggaCATTGTTGTTGTGTTGACCGGCCCCCGAGTTACGCCTTGTTATCAGCATCCTTGAACGACATGCCAAACGCCGGGGATGCTCGGCAGCCAAAGGCCTAGCGGCTAGCCACGTCGAGCCAGCTGCACGGACGGACAAGGGCCCGACTGCCAAACAAAGGCAACACCGCCTCCCACGTCCTTCCGAATTTGGGTCTTGGACGGACATAAGCATGCTCGACAAGCATAGACCGGTATTCAATAGAGACCTAGTCTGTGGCGACAGCCAAAGAGTGCCGCCACAGGTGGACGGGGACTATTCCCTGTGCAATCGGTGCGCAGCACTCGTCGAGGGCACAACAAACAAAGGACAACAGACGTCGAGACCCCCCAACCTGCCAAGTCGGTCTCCGGGTCGGTGGTCGGTGTGTTTTGCTCTCGGTTCAAGACTGTAGACGCCTCGGCAAAGTTGACTGCATTGGTGCGAGCAATCGACGAAGGTGTTGCTACAGTACCTCGCATGTGCCTGCCCGCAGCGGGGTGCGACTGAACCAGttgtgcgctcggcgacttGGCGGACAATAAGTCCGCCCACTCCCCACTCCATGAGACAATAGCTTTGCCCCTGTTGTACACCAGCCAGTAGTAAGTGGGTAATGGCCGACTCGACAAGACAAAAGGCAGCGTCCATGTTGCCGAAGTCCAAGGCAGTTTGGGTGGCGTCAGGGGTCAAAGAGGCACATGACGAACGAACAGCAAAGGTACACCGCAGCTGCGCCAAAGACAAGCAAGGTCATACAACCCTGACCGCACGTCAGCCTGACACGTCTGTGGGTCCTGGCACCCTGATCGTCCTAACTGACGCGCGCGTAGACAAGGCACGGGGACGACAggccgtgcgtgcgtgcgctgcagctcgaggtCCTTGTCACCGCCTAAGGAGGACGCGACCACTGCCCGCTCGTCTTTTGGATCCGCGACCCTGCCAGATACGGACGGACCCTCGGCTCTTCGGACtacggccggccggcacggtTATGCCGCGGACCCCAAGTCGTCCGCACACAAGCGCCGGAGGGACTCGGTTGCACATATGTGACGCATGCGTGTAATTCGTCCTCCGTCTTGTAGCAGCAcgcgacaccaccaccaccaccgtgaCCCCACCGCCACGACTGTCTCACACTCGGGGTCGTTAGGACTGAATAGCGTCGCGTCACACAACGACGCATGCACAATTGACGGAGTTTGGTGCGCACGTCGGAGTAACAGGCAAGGCTCGGCACACATGCAGTAGCGTGACCCATACTGAAAGCGCAGTCGTGGCCCCGCCGGCGAGTGTGGCTCGCATGAACGGCACGGCACCGAGCTCGGAAAAAAATCAAAAATGATGAGAACCGAGACAGAGCAACCGCGGTCACCGGCGCGAACTATTGACCAGTCTGTATTCATGGATAGGGTAGAGAAGATTGGGTTTAATctgccgcaccgccgagcttggtgagCCTGTGAGCCTGTGGACAAGAACGCCACTCTTTGTCCGTCTCCCTGACGAGGCGCAGGACCATATGACTCAAGAGGCGCAGGTGCGGCGCTCGAAAAGAACCAGAATACGCCGTCCCTCGGCAGCCCAGTGCCTGTGACAGCCGTTCCAAGAGCGCCACGCGCATCAGGGCCAGCGCCATGATAAACTCATTTAAGGATAACACGCTCGCAGCCTGGCaggagacgacgaggcacaCTGCACGACGCCACACTGAAATAACGACGCCCAGCAACGCCAGCTATTCTATTGTGCAGACGCCTGATACCAAGCCGCGGATCCCCAGTCCCCAGGCCTCGCCTAATGCTCGCTGTGGCACAAGTGCTggcatcgcatcgcatcgcgTCGGGGCCCTTGACCTGGGTGGGTCgtgggctgctgctgacgTCGCCAGGTGCGCCTGCGTGCCGGAGGCGCCGGGCGTGCCGGGGGCGCCGGGGACTCGGCCGGCTGTGGGCAACGACCCCCGAACCGTCGCCTCACAAGACGGCCACAACGTCCATGGGACTCCCCACGCGGGCTCGCTACGGtgaggcagcagcagcagcagcagcagcagcagcttgtCCTGCCCTCAACCCCCCCGTACCTGCCAAACCAAGGCAAGGGCGTCACAGGTGGCTGCTTTGGAACAACAGGTGTCTGCTTCAGCCACCCCAGTGCCTCAAACAGCGGCCAGCTGAGCAGCGCGTGCGACAGCAGAGCATGTTATCGAGTAACGAGTGCGAACGTGAGGGAGGGTTGGAACGAGGGGGCTGCTTGGCAAGGGTGTGCCAGGAGACACAGCGTCTCTTGTCTCGAAGTACGCCATTGTGAGCACCAACTCATGTGCTACGTTGAGTGCCGAGCAATCCCCGTGGCCAAGAACAAGCTTTCGACGTCGTTGGTTGGCCGCATGGGCTGTCGTGTTTGCTCCGAAGGACGTAGCACTTGGGTACTTAACTCTAGAGGTGCAGGCTCTCTTTCTCATCAACAtcgacccccccccccctcccccccccctccccttcgACTCTCAAACCCTCAAGAACACCGccctcacccccaccacACCGCGGAGCAATGAagtcgctcctcctcctcctcgccgccatcggTCTCCTcagcggcgccaccgccgtcttCGTCGAGtgtgccgccgtcggcggtcTCGTCGGTGGCCTGCTCACCGGTGTGCTGGGCACTGTCAACACCCTCGTCCAGCAGCTGCTCACCGGCAACGACTGTATCGTGAGTCTGGACATCGCTGCCTGTAGCAAGCATTCTGACAATTCCACAGGCCACCTGCCAAAACAGCCCTCAGTACAACTTTGCCATCTTCGCCAAGGGTCTCTCGCTTGACCTCAAGACGTATGACCAGACCCAGCTGCTGGGTACCTGCTGGTGCAGCTCGACTGGTGTCTCGCCCAACGCTGTCATTGCTGGTGAGTTCACCCAGTGTTGACCCTTGCTGACTTGCAGGTTCCGACTCGCAGGGAACCTGCACTACCACTGTTGTCAACCTCATCGGCACACGCGTCGACTACATTCGCGGCGGAAGCACCGTCACCTTTGGCGGCTGCAGCAAGGACACTGGCTTCCCTGCCAGCGACAACACGCAGTTCTCAGTCAGCACCGCCGACCAGTGCTTCAAATCGGCGCAGTGCCAGAACAAGAAGTACATTTCGATTCGTGCCAGCGGCGTCAACCAGCTCCTGTCtctcctcaacctcctcaacatcctcctcggccgcacTGGTGGACAGTACGACTGTGCCTGCTCCAACACTGCCCCCTCAGGAGCCACGGCGATCTGCGGCGACGAGACTGGCTCTACTCCCAGCGGGCTCCTCTCTGTCGCGAAGACGTACGCCTTCTCCAACTATGCTCAGGTGATTGCCTCGGGCGCCGTTCGTCGTCGCTATGCCGAGCAGATGCGCCTGGctgaggaggcggcgcgcgacgcctaCTGCCCATTGGGCAAGTCTGCGTGCCGCGTCCCCGGCTCGTCCGACTACGAGTGCATCGACACCAACTCGGAGCTCGAGtcgtgcggcggctgcgcgtACGGTGCCTATGGCAGCAACTCGACCTACACCGGCACCGACTGCACTGCCCTCCCCGGCGTCCTCCCGGGCGCAACCTCGTGCTGGCACGGCTCCTGTGTTGTCACTCGCTGCCGACGTGGCTTCACTCTTGTCGACGGTGCCTGCATCTAAGAAACAACAAAACGACCTCACCTAATACTGTATCCCCAAACCTCTTTCCTCGTGAGCCCAGCATTACAGAAAGCTGGCGGACACTTTACTTTTCTTTAGTATTTCCATCTCAATTCGCATAGATTTCGGGCTATCCATCTCTCCAACCATGATACCCAGTCATGTCACGATCCATGCATCCATCACGAGTAAGCTGGGCTTTGGAAGAGCGGTCGTGTCGCCCGCCACACTTGAAAGGGATATTGCTAGGGTTACTACTACTACCGACATTGCCCATTGTGCCACATCGAGGATCCCTTGGCATCAGCCACCACTTGACGCCTCCAATTTGTGTCCGAGGCGTTTTGACTCTGAACGGGACAGTCACCGATGTCCCAATACAGAGCTGTTGGATGCTTCCACGCGAGATCTGCTGCCCCACGATCCCCTCGCCCTGTACACCTTCAATTGGGTACAGCTCGCCCCTCTTGGTCACCCCCTTACTGAGTGAGTAATGAATATCAGTTCAAGGTGCACGCAGAACATGCAGCGGTTCTTCCAGAGGACGCGTCAGCAGATGCTCTACGCCTTGAATCATCTCATCTCATTCCATAGGATCACCCGCCCTTGGCGTGCGCTAGCTTGACCTCGGGCTTTCACATCCGCTGAATGGAGCCTCCTTATCACTGAATGAGTGCTCCACGTCGGCAATGTGCGCTCATGTCGACAATTGGGCTTGGACGACTCCACCTGCGCGTTACATTGAAGGGCCATGCATGAGCTGCATAGAGCTGGAGATCACTGCGCAGCCGatcgcgcccgccgctgccgaaAGATGCGGGCAACTGGTTCCTATTGAAATGCCATGTTAGCGACCGTCGCGCCTTCACCTTGGGTGGTACATCGCCATGAGCAGGGGTGGAGCGAGTTCCTGCCCACATTGCCGACGATCCAAAGAACCGGCTAGAATCGGTGTGTGGCATGTGTGGGGGTCATGTCAAAGTCGGGTACGCTCCTTCCGGCGGCACCCCTTCGGCACTGCCGGAAAGAAGCCCTCGCCATGGACGCGAGTGTTTTCCCTGACGCGTTGCTGAACGCGTTGGAGGCGTTGGACGCGTCGAATCAAGGTCGTCAAGTGTGGCTggaggcgccgaggcgccggcaTCGCCGTGTGGCGCTTGTCGAAGCGATATTGTGCTGGCTGCCGGTTTCAGCGCATGTCTCAGCCACGTCCTCGTCTCTGCGCCATGCCTTGGCTGGTTCAGTGGCTCGTGCGCATCAGGGGACGTACTGTAGAGAGGGCCTTTGTTTGGCAGGAATCGGCTCGCCTGACAGCTTTTGAGCAGCGCCGTTAGTCCGACCAATGTCGgaaggcggcgccgcggacAGTGGCCGAATCTCCGTAGGCCCTACAACCGACCACCTCCTCGGTGGGGCTGATCGACCATGCATGCACAAAAATGAGAAGGTACGATTGTCCATGAACGATAAGAGAGGCTAGTGAGAGCGTACGCGCGCTTCATGAATGATATAGACACAATTAGGCGGGTGGACCCGGCACTGAGCGCAGAAGCGTGTTTTGCCTCAGTCCGGATTGCACCAAGGCTATGTATGGGGTTATGCAAGGTCCGTCGTCATGGATCTTGGCACTTGAAAAGGCGACACGGACGGCCAGGTGCGGGTCGAGTGATAATGCGAAGGGATACAGCCGCTtagagggcgaggagggcgacggccACGAGGGTCACGAGCGCGGCCACGGGCGAAgcggtggccgaggtgaAGCCGGCCGAGGGCTTCGAGGTGGAGCTGGCACCGGCAGCGGATCCCGAGCCAGTACGCGAGGCAGAGGCGCTGCCCTGGGACTTGCCGTTCGAGACAGTGGCAGtggccgaagccgaggcggccgaggcagcAGAGgcggccgaagccgacgaagcggcagcggcgctcTGGTAGCCGAGCGAGGCAATGGGGAAGAGGTCGGTGGACTGGAAGGTCTGGCAGTTGGACGAGGCGGGGACGCGAGGAGTCCAGGGGAGAGTGCTGGTAGCAGGGAGGGTCTCGGGCTGGGACCAGGTGTAGGTCTGGCCGTTCGAGGTGTAGGTGCCAACCTCGTCCTggatctcgccctcgcacGACTCGAAGACGCCGCCCTTCTGCAGAGTGGCGTAGTCGGCGGGCATGTTGTAGGTGCAGCCAATCAGGTCGTAAATGCTAAAGGGGTCAGCACCTAGTACGTTCATGTACGACTCACTTCTGGCAGTAGTTCTTGTCGGTCGAGTAGCTGGGGTCGCAGAGCTTGAGGCAGAAGAGGCCCGAACCAACAAAGTTGTTCCAGCTCTGGGTCTGAACATAGGTCTTGCCGTCACCGTTGGCAAAGCCAGTCGAGTAGAAGAGACCACCGAGGGggttgccgaggaggtcggcaccGTGAGGGTCGAGCTCACCACCAGTGTCCGAGGCGGCAAGGTTGATACCGGCAGTCTGGTTGAAGTAGCCGACAATCTGGATGTAGGCAGGGGTCTTCATGAACTGAAGAGTCGTGTGAGCGGGGGAAGCCTCGTTGCCATACTGGGCCATGTGACCTAGCCGACCTACCTGAATAGAGCTGAAAGTGCCCTCGGGGAAGATGCGGGCACCGTGGCCAGAGCGCGAGCACTGCGTGGGTCAGGGAGGCGTTCCGGCGGCGTCTGCCCGTCGGGTTTCACTCACGTAGGCGACAACAGCAGCCTCAACCACACCGATTGTGTCGGTGCCCGTGGTGCCGGGGCCACCCCAGAAGCAGAAGTCCTCGATCGAGTTGAAGACGGCGGTCTGGCAGAGTGCATTGGGGCCCTCGGTAGTCGAGTTGCAGAGGTTGTCTGGAGGTGTGTGTTAGCAAGTGGGACACATTGCGCAGGGCGCGCAGGGTAAAGGCCAGGTTtcgggtgggtggtgcaggTCAAAATAGACCAaacggcgcctcggcgcgtgtCTACTGGCGCGTTCCAAACAGTCCCAAACAAGAccatcgcaccaccacctcgggGCAGATGGTTCCAACTGTGCAGACAAGACACTTACAGCCAGACTGGGGACCACGGAGAACGGGGTAGGGGTTGACCTGGTAAGGAATGGCCGAGTAGGGAATGTTGTACCTGTGGGTTGGGTGGCGCGTCAGTttgtgcggcggcgacggtgacggTTTGCAAACCTACTCGGTGAGGGGCTTGGGGGAGACGACTGGGCCAGCGGGGGCAGCAGGAGGAGTGGTGGGGGAagctgcggcgggggtggcagcagcgggggtAGTGACGACCGTCGTctgggcgctggcgacggcagcagccACGAGGGCTGCGAAGAGGACGGTTGTGGGTGCCATTGTGGGCGTGGTGtgtgggggttgggggtttagagagcgacgaggaagaggaggaagaggaggaggatgatgatgagtAGAACAAGAAGAGAGAGAAAGTGAGATGAGAGAGatgaagaggaagaggaagtgATGGAGATATGTGTGTCGATCCGAGGCCAGGCGACGAGGCAAGGCGAGCAAGGCGAGCAAGGCAGCCCGACTGGACTGCGTCGACGCACAGAcccaccttcctcccctcctcccacgCGTCTGTTTCTATTTTGGTCGACTTTTCCGCAGTGATTTTCAGGGAAAAGAGAGCAGTGCCAAAGGGCTAAAAATAATAGAAGGATCTAATAGGAACATATTGTAATGATCACGTGACATGAACTAATGTTCAGGGCACTAAAGTCTAATTATCACGTGACTTTATTAGGATCTCGTCCCTGGCTGCCCCCCGCAGTCGTCGGGGTCGAATGGCGTCTCAACTTGAATTTGAATCCAATTCCAAACTGGCACAAAATGCGCTCAACAAAACAACaatcggcgacggcgacggcgacagcaaAACAACGAGCAACAATGGTAAACAGCATAAAGCATCAACGCAGACATCTACTCGTAATCACTTATACATTGTACAGACTTGGATGCTGATAATATAAGTAGGTCCCCTGCCAGTGGGGGCAGGGGGGGCATTTCTATCAATACACTGCTGGCAGGGAACCCAAAGGGCCCAGACAGTGACAGGGTCGTCGCGTCACCTTTGGGTCTCCCACGCACCCGTATCCCCACGGCCGTCACCCACGGCCGCacaccacccgccgccaacgccgcaAACCTAAAGCTGCGACTCCAACTCCTCGTACAGCCTCTCGGCGAGCTCCATCGCCCGgtcacgccgctgccggcgctcttcctcggcgttgCGGGGCGACATGAGACCCGAGGTGCGACCGCGCCctgtgccgacgccgacaccagACGCAAGTGACCCGCGCCGCGGGTCAGTGTTACGCGACACGGACTgtggcacggcgccgcgctggtggtggtctaccccgtcgacgcgcgaTGTTGTCCGCGACGGGGCATGCACTGACGCAGGGCTGCGGGGCGTCGCAGACCCGGAAAGCGAcccgcgcccggcgcgccctTCCACCCGCTCGAGGCGACGGCTGAGCTTGTCGACAAGCGCGAGACGGTCCACAATGTTGGACGCGCTGCCCACGCTTCCCGGCGTCTGGGACACTGGCGCAGCGAGGAGCCGCTCAAGCGCCGCGACCGTCTTGGCGTGGTCGAGCGCATCGCGAttcacgacgtcgtcggcaccgtcgtcgagaccGACCggaagggcgccgaggggcacGCCCGCAAAGGCGCTAGAGTACTGTGTTGGCGTGGCCGCTGCCTGGGTCGTGTTCCTGCTCGGCTGGTTGGTCGCCCGGCTTGGAGGTCTGCTTGATGGTGGGCTGGGTGATCGCGCAgaggcgggcgacgcgagACTGCggttgggggtgggtggggggctGAGTGGAGGCGGCTTGCCCGAGCGATTACTCGTGACGAGGCTGAGCTTGCCGCCATGACCTGGCccgacaccgccggcggcgtcgtggtcgccCGCGACTGGCTTCTTCCACCTGATGCCAAACAGCTTTGACCGCTTTGGCACCGCCTTGGTCGGTTCGAGCGCGAGATCGTCCTTCTCACTGaactccttgtccttgtcccaCACCTGGGTGACGCGGTCGagctctggctcgtcgtcgagctcaaacAGAGCCTGCATAAAGCCCAtgtcgccaccgccgctcggTGGTggcttgttgttgctgctgctgctgtccatGGGCTCTGCGTCGTTGACAGAGACGAAGGGTGCGTTGATCCCTGGGTGGTTTGcgttcaacgacgacgaaccTAGGTCGATCTTTACGTCTGACGAGTCGAGGGTGGATTCCTTGGGGAAAGTCGCCGCCCACGCTGCGCGGACCCCGTTCATAAGACATGGGTCGACAAAGACGCATAACTGGGGGGAAGGGGGCAGGGGGTGAGCGGGGGCAAGCCGTCGGACGGATCACACGGCACAAGGCGTCACTTACCAACACAAACACACAGCCTCTCGCACCATACAGGAAGTAGTAGAAGACGTACAGGCCGTACTCTTGGGGCGTGCTGACCCCGCCCGTCGAGGAAATGTAGAGATCGCCGACTGAGTCGGAGGTCAGCGTAGATTGGCAGTGTAGACTCACTTGCAATACCGCAGTTGACAATGACGAGCGCAATGGGGTACGCGGCAATGCGGAGGGCAATGCTGACGAACCTGTCCTCTAGCCTTCCCAACGCGCGCTTCCGATATCTCTTCTCTTTGCGGCGCTGAATCATGCGCGTCACGAAGCTGGCCTTGGCAGCGGGCTTGTCGCCCGAGTCTGCCGAGACTGTCTCATCGCCGCTCAGCATGGTGAGGTTGAAGCTCTCGGTGCCTGCGACGGCTCGAGACGTTGCACGGCCCTGCCGGAAGAGCGTCACGAGGGTCTGTGCCAGCAAGTGTCAGGTTACGTCGCGCGGCACACGGAGCTGCTGCTTACGGCCACGACTGCCGCGACAGCGTAGAGGCAGGATAACAGCTGCCACAAGTACAGGTCGAGCACAAAGTTGCGCATTCTTGCTTTCTGTGTCTTGGCCTTGATCCAACTGGAAGGAGACGGGCGTGTCAGCCTAGTCGTCTCATCGTCCGCCTCCGCTCCGTCACTCACCACACGTCCAAGACTGGGTCATATCCAAAGTGTCCGAGCCCCGCTGGGATGATGGGAATGAACATGCCAATGAAGATCGAGATGCCAATGTACCATTTTTCCAAGCCTGTGCCAAGTCAGCAAT encodes the following:
- the priA_0 gene encoding Protein priA; the encoded protein is MKSLLLLLAAIGLLSGATAVFVECAAVGGLVGGLLTGVLGTVNTLVQQLLTGNDCIATCQNSPQYNFAIFAKGLSLDLKTYDQTQLLGTCWCSSTGVSPNAVIAGSDSQGTCTTTVVNLIGTRVDYIRGGSTVTFGGCSKDTGFPASDNTQFSVSTADQCFKSAQCQNKKYISIRASGVNQLLSLLNLLNILLGRTGGQYDCACSNTAPSGATAICGDETGSTPSGLLSVAKTYAFSNYAQVIASGAVRRRYAEQMRLAEEAARDAYCPLGKSACRVPGSSDYECIDTNSELESCGGCAYGAYGSNSTYTGTDCTALPGVLPGATSCWHGSCVVTRCRRGFTLVDGACI